The Sus scrofa isolate TJ Tabasco breed Duroc chromosome 6, Sscrofa11.1, whole genome shotgun sequence region AGATGGAAGGCTTGACATCACCCCAGGAGAGAGAACGCCCCTTTCTAGAGGCTTCCTCCTTAGCGCAGACAGGACTTTCTCTGCTCCCGACAACTCCATGACCCACAGTGGGTGTGCCCTCACAGCTGATTCAGGCTCCGGTGGGTGGCCTCGGCCAACTTGcctccaagggcagggacccagctGCGCACACCAGGGGTAAGGGAGAAAGAAGTACCCCAAGAAGCCTGCACGACTTTTTATTCCAATCACCAGATCTGCCCTGAGAAAGAGCTCCCCAACCCTGCCTCACCTACAGGCCAGGGCCTGAGTCAGGGCAGAGGGACGTGCTGTCCCTGTCCCTGCAGAGGGAGGCCGAGATGCAGCCTGGGCTTCCCGGTGACCTCGCAGCTCCTGCCACCGCCTGTCCCCGTGGGGGGCTGAGGACGGGCTGCCCCGCCCAGGTTGGGGGGGGGAATCTCAAAGTCCCCCCAAAACAACGCTCCATTGAGGGTGGGGGCCTGGCCCTGGACACCTCGTGTCTCTGGGTGAGGAAGCTGCCGTCCCTCGTCTGTCAGGCCTGCTGCCACTCTCCACCCTGAGGGGGGAGGAAATGTGTGTGCCCCCAGCCATCCACTGGGGCCCGGGAGGGGGTTCTCTGCCCGACATTCCCCTTGGCCTCAGGCCAGCAGGCGGCTGTACTCTGCCAGGGCGGATGACTTCTTCACCCCGTCCCAGATGCGGGCGGCATAGTGGAACCTGGGAGGGGAGGTCAACAGTCAGAGTTGCCCCGGCTGCGGCCCCCGCATGACCTGACATCACCTCCTCGCCTGGATTCGGGCAGATGCCACTGCCGACGGCAGGTGGCTTGATCCCCTCGCCTCCCCCAGGGGAAGCAAGGCTCAAGGTGCCTGGTCTTGGACTAAGGCCTCAAGccccacctgctccctgccccacTTGGTGTTGGCCTTTGTGGGTAGGGGCCTATCTCTATGTCCCTCCAGAGTCGGCGGTGATCAGAAACTTCTAGCAGCAGCATAACTCTCCCACCTCCCAATCTCCCCTCCTTGCTGGGCCCtggtttattattttactttatttctgacTGTGGTGTGcggcagcttgatgtgggatcccagttcttttttttttttaaatttattttttgtctttttgccatttcttgggccgctcccacggcatatggaggttcccgggctaggggtcaaatcagagctgtagccgccagcctacgccagagccacagcaacgcaggatccgagccgcgtctgcgacctacacctacacctacatggcaacgccagaaccttgacccactgagcaagggcagggatcgaacccgcaacctcatagttcctagttggattcgttaaccactgtgccacgacgggaactccagggatctcagttctcagatcagggactgaactggGGCTGcaacagtgaaagcactgaattctaaccactagaccacgagggaactccctgggcccTTATTTAGACCAATGAGAGGATCCGTGGTCTGACTCCTCTGGCCTTGCACTGGCCCTGGTGGTGTCCTGCTGCTGTTTGCACTCCCCGCTAGTAAAACTGGTGACAAGACCTACACCCACCAGCTCATTAGGATCTAAGATAACGTGAAACAGCAGCACAATGGGAACAGCCATTGATGCCCCAGGAAGGGAGGCCGAGGGGTGGGGAGATCTGAGACCCTCGACGTGGCGGACGGGGGCCCCCCTGCCGAGCGCTCTTACCAGTTCTTCTCGGTGAGGATGGTGTGCGACAGCTGTGGCCGGGCCATGGACATCACCTGGCTCCGGAGCTTGCTCACCAAGGACTGGAAACTGGGGTGGCCCTGGTACCCGGGGAGGAGCGAGAAGAGCGGGCTGGACCCGGGTCCTGGAAAGGCAGAAGGGGAGGCTGAGGGGACAGGCCCCGAGAGCAGCCCGGCCTTCGAGGAGCCCTTTGGAGTAGGCGCCAGCCCAGGTCCTCCTGTCTTTTCACGACTCGCAAACAGGCTCCTATGAAAAGGTCTGAGCACCTTAGGGCCGGGTCAAGGCTCCCCTCAGACCAGCCTGTGCCTCTTTTTTCCCCACGTGCAGAAGAATTCACATTTACTGGTCCAAATACAGTAGCTATGGGggcttcaggatctggcattgccgtgagctatggtgtaagtcacagactagcctgggaagctccacaggcTGCGGGcatggcctaaaaagcaaaaaaacaaaaacgaacacAGCTGCTAACATCTGCTAAACTTGCATTTCACACTGACTGGTGTCTGCTTACAGACCAGATCCTCATGAGAGAAGCGCACCTGCTCTTGGGGGGTTTTCACTTTCGGCCTCGCTGTCCATGAAGGGCACCAGGAAGAGGTTGACCTCGGAGTCCAGGAAGTCCGGCGGGAGCCCAGGGAAGACGTTGCACTGTAACATGGACAGTGTACCTGCGGAGCGAACCCGTGAGGCTGCAGCCACCGGGCcgcggggtggtgggggggatgcACAGGATGGTCCAGCAGGGCTCGGGGCCAGGGGACGGGATCAGGAGCCTGGGGTCGGGGGACCGGAGGACCCTCACCCTTGTAACGCAGGTGGGAGTGGGCCATGAGCTGGTCGATCATCAGGTGCATCTGCCGCAGCTTCCGGGGGCAGAAGTCCTCCCTGCGAGCTTTGTTCTGCAGGAAGACTGGGGGGGGAGGACAGGGGCCGTGAGGGGGGTCGAGCTGGGCCACTGAAGACCTGCCCTGCTCCTGGGTTCAGTCATGGGACATGTAACTTCACTTCAGTACCAGGCCCTGCGCTGGGGGATGCTGGGGATGCAGAAAAATGACGAGCTGGTTTCTCCCCCGGAAGCCCCGGGTCTGACGgaaaaggcagaagaggaagacGGCCTCGTGATCAGGAGCCAGACGGAACCGCTAGGGGCTAGGGAGGCGGAGGAAACAGGGAAGTGCTTGCCTGAGGTGGCATAAAGGAACCGCGTTTCTGCACAAGAGCACAGCCTGGGCTGAGCCGGCCAAGGAACCACACCTGCGGGGACCCCAGCAGGGAGACCAGGGTGCTCCCTGAGCCCCACCTCCCCCGAGGACTCCTGGTTTCCGTCCCGCCCCGTTGCAGCCCCCAGAAAACCTCTCACCCAGGTGGGGGTAGTACTCGGTGCCTTCATCGGAGCCTGAAGAGCTGCTGGACTCGtggctgggggatggggtggagggctTCACCATCTCTGCCGTCTGCAGGAACCTTGGGGTTTGGGGCAAGAGGTTGCTGCCCTGGCACCGGCCCCCCCATATCCCACAGTCTGGGGAAGGAAGGGGCACGCTTTGCGGATCTGATTAAGGCTACAGCTGCACTCggataagacacacacacacacacacacacacacacgcacacgcacacgcacacaacCATATTCCTCACACATTTTTAGAGAATCCAGAGACAACCCTGTCAGACACCAATCCATGGACCTATGTCAACATGCGTGTACTTTGCAATGAGTTTATCTCATCAAGAAAAATACTTGAGATTAagtggaaagtacagagatttcctttttgcctttttagagccgcacccgagcatgtggaggttcccaggctaggggtcaagttggggctgcagctgccaggcgcCGTGTGAGCACTGGGGCTTCTGTTCTAATGAGGGAGACGGGCTGTAAAGCTGGGTCTACACCGTCCTGGGCAGTGAAGGAGAACCCAGCAGGGTGACAGTGGGACAGTCACAGGAGAGGTGGCATCGGCAAGTCAGGGGGGCCGGGGTCCACCTGAAGGACGTGGCGGGGGGGCTGACACTCGTGGGAAGGGACGAGGGGTGCAGAGGTCCTGCGAGGCACGGGGAACGGGAACGAGGCCACAAGGGCTTggaaggagggagacagggaaAGTGGTGGGAATGGTTGGTGTGGTGCCTGGGGCCGCAGCAAGTGGGACCCTATAAGCCACACAGAAGGACTCGGGATTTTCTTCTGAGTGACGCGAGCAGATCGCAGAGGGTTGCGTGTCCATGTGCCGACAGAGAACTAGGGGGCAGCGACTCAGGCCCACTTGTGCTTTCCAAGGGTCCTTGTGGCTGTGAGGGAGCTCGTGAGAGCGGGAACAAGTGGCTAAGGGCTGGGGCCCCGtcccccacctgctcccccacCACAGCTCCTCACCTATACAGACTGAGGTCCGTGAACCAGTCCTGGACGACAATCACCACGTGGCACACGGTGAAGAGGAAGGCAGCGATCTGGAGCGACTGGGCAGGAAGGGACAACAGAGGTGAAGGTCCCCGCAGCCCAGACGGGGGTCCCTGATCCTAGGACTTGGCTGAGGGGACAGCAGGGCAAGGGCCTCTGAACCTagaagcacctactgtgtgcctagACTGTGCTGGCACTTCCCCTACAGTCACCTCTACACGGGGCACGGCAGGAATGCCACCCCCATTGCATTACTCAGGTGGACACAGAGGCTTGTCGGGTGTGACTCTTCCGAGGGGCCGCAGCAGGGCTGAGCCTGACCTGACTTGGTGCTGGGctctccctccagctcctgggGCTCCCAAGGCTCTTGTGAAGTAGGACGTAGCCCAGCCCACATCCAGCTCTGCCTCGAGGTCCCCCAGCCTGGCTCGGCCCCCTCACCTGCATCTCCACGTAGGTGTGGGGCAGGTTGTACTCAGGAGGCAGCTTGCGGTCGTTGTTGATGAGGTGGTCCAGGATGGAGGGGCTGAGGATGGGCTGgagcaggaagagaggaaggagctggGGAGACGCCAGGGGTGAGGACCCCAGGGGACACGGCCACCCAAGTGCCGCCTGATGACAACGGCAAATATACTGCCTTTCAGGACAAAATAAGGTCCGAAACACAGGCAAGCCCTCACCAGTACAGAGCTAGTCAGCGAGGCAGAAGGTGAAAGAAAAACGTTTCAAAGCAGTTCTAGTTTCCAGCACTTTTCCCAGCTTTTACAAATCACCCCGCTCTCAAGTGCCCAGGAGAACGTTCCCAGTGGTGATAgactcatatttatttatttatttattttttagggccgcacccacagcatatggagattcccaggccaggggtcgaactggagctgcagctgccgacctacaccacagccacagcaatgcaggatctgagctgcatctgcgacctagactgcacctcatggcaaccttggatccttaacccactaagcaaggccagggatcaaacctgtgtcctcctggatgctagtcagattcgtttctgctgagccacgacaggaactcctacaccaaACATTTATGTGAACCAATCATGTCCCCACAGCAACCTTGTCCTGTTGTTTCAAATGCTTTCAAGACGTCGCTCATCACTCAGGTCCGAAACCAGTGACGAATGACGAAAACTGGTGAGGATCGACAAGCTACACCAGCACATGTAAAAGCATCAGTGATGAGCTCATCACCTTTTCTTGAAGGAGCCTTCCATCTGAAAACTACAggaacctggggagttccctggtggcttagaagttaaggacttggctttgtttctgctgtggtgcatgcttgatccctagcctgggaacttttgtatgtcgtgggtgcagccaaaaaacaaactaacTACAGGAGCCTAAGTCAGCTGGAGGGTCTGCTCATTCCTTACTGCactgaatagaatttttttttttgggctgtgcccatggcaggcagaagctccaagccagggactgaacccgtgccacagcactgacctgagccacagcaacgacaataTCAGATCCTCTAGGCCCCTGGGGAACTCCATTCTGCCTTGTTTTAACTTCTGCTCAACCCCATGTGGGCCCTGGCCCAGCTGGTTCCATTGTGGAAGGTTTTGCACATTCTGTGCCATCAATGTGTAGAGAGGCCAGAACGTTCCCCTAACGCTCAGTGTGCGGCAGCCTGGGGCCAGCCCCCTCCTGGAGCCGCGTGCCGGCGGGGAGCAGGCACGGCACCCAGAGGTGGGGAAGGCTTCCGGGAGAAGGCCATGCCCTACGTTCGGGGAGGGGAAGGCATTAGCCAGGCAGCAAGGCTGGGGGAGAGGGTGCTCTAACACCAACGCCCCGACGGCCGAGAATGCTGAGAACGTGCTTCAGGCTGGGCACTGTCAGGACTGGTGCAGACTCACCGAAAGCTCACCAAGACCCTACGAGGGAGGCAGTGTTGTTTTTCCCACTTTAGAGAACGGAGCGGTGGAAACGTTACATGATTAGGCCAAGGCCGCACAGCTCAGGAGAGCGAGCACGGCGAGGCCTTGCGGTGTGCGTGGTGGAGCTGATGTCTACACCAGAGGGGAGGCCAGAGAGTCTGAGGGAGGTGAGCCCTAGATGCCAGGCTAAGGCAAAGGGATCCTAGGGAGCTGAGGAAAGCTGCCAGTCACACGCAAGACAGGTCAGAAGGCTCACCAGGAGCCAGGCCTGTGCCCAGCGATCTGCCTGGACTGCTCCACTGACTCCCTGCAGCCACCCTACAAGGCCGAGAACACCTGTCACCCACTTACAAGTGAAGATACTGAGGGATGTGAGGGGTTAAAACTTTAAGGTCACCCAGGGGTAAGAAGGAGAGGGAATCTGGATACAGACTGACTATAAAAGGCCCacacctgttttttgtttttttttttgttttttttttaagccacacctgcagcacgtggaagttccagagccaggatggaacctgtgccacagcagtgacaatgctggatccttaacctgctgcgccataacAGAGCTCCCTAAAAGGCCCACACTTTTAACTGCTTTGCTAGAAGATTCTTTAAGCTCCTGTGTACCCAATggatgggaggggaggagctAAAACTTGACAAGGAGTCGAAGGGCCAAGAAAAGACACAAGTTGGCTAGAGCACCGTGGAATCCATGCAGGGGTCTGGCTTAAACACACTCGGGAATGGAGCTGAACGCGGCATGAGCGGACGGCACCTGTGTGTCCAGGAAGACGATCCGCTCTTGGGTAATGAAGAAGTCGATGCCACTGGTCTGGTTGCCCCCTCGCTCCTTCATTTCAGCGCTCTGGGCCCGGAAAACATACGCCCTGTGGAGGGGAGCAGGTGCGGGCATCAGAGGTCTGGTCCTCACCTTTGCGCCTCCAGAGTGAGGGCTGCTGCCTGCGAAACCCTTCATCCCCGGCCCCTGCTGTCTGGGGCCCTATTTTATACCACGTGACTTCATCCCCACCCACAAGTCAATCTGTTAACTCTTTACAAAATCAGGAGACTGAGGTGTTTAAAAGCAGGGACTCcgtggagttcccagtgtggctcagcggaaacgaacccgactagtagccatgaggacgcaggtttgatccctggcctcgctcagtgggttgggaatccagcattgccatgagctgtggtgtaggtcgcacagatggggctcagatcccctgtggctgtggctgtggtgtaggctagcagctgtggctccgactggacccctagcctgggaaccttcatatgctgtgggtgcagccctaaaaaaacaaaaatgaacacacaCTGTCCCGAAACTCCGCTCTGTGCCAGATCCTGGGCCGAAGCAGAGAATGAGAAAGACGAAGCCTCTGCTCGCATGGACCTTCTGGTGCAGCTCAGAGCAATAGATAGCAGCCGCTCTGCCCTCGGAAGAGGAGCTGTGTGGAGCTCCGGGTGGGACGACTTAGTGGGGGAGCCAGGCAGGGCTGCCCTAAGTGGCAGATGACACTGAGGAAGAGAAGTTAATGAAGCAACTTTAATGCATTTGAAGCATGAGgagaggggcag contains the following coding sequences:
- the SMG9 gene encoding protein SMG9 isoform X2, which codes for MSESGHSQPGLYGMERRRRWKEPGPGGPQNLSGPGGRERDYIAPWERERRDGSEEPGTAVMQKTPIILSKPPAERSKQPAPPAAPAAPPAPAPLEKPIVLMKPREEGKGPAASTPASTPEGTTPPPPAAPTPPKGEKEGQRPTQPVYQIQNRGMGTAAPAAMDPVVGQAKLLPPERMKHSIKLVDDQMNWCDSAIEYLLDQTDVLVVGVLGLQGTGKSMVMSLLSANTPEEDQRAYVFRAQSAEMKERGGNQTSGIDFFITQERIVFLDTQPILSPSILDHLINNDRKLPPEYNLPHTYVEMQSLQIAAFLFTVCHVVIVVQDWFTDLSLYRFLQTAEMVKPSTPSPSHESSSSSGSDEGTEYYPHLVFLQNKARREDFCPRKLRQMHLMIDQLMAHSHLRYKGTLSMLQCNVFPGLPPDFLDSEVNLFLVPFMDSEAESENPPRAGPGSSPLFSLLPGYQGHPSFQSLVSKLRSQVMSMARPQLSHTILTEKNWFHYAARIWDGVKKSSALAEYSRLLA
- the SMG9 gene encoding protein SMG9 isoform X1 produces the protein MADHQEWEVTMSESGHSQPGLYGMERRRRWKEPGPGGPQNLSGPGGRERDYIAPWERERRDGSEEPGTAVMQKTPIILSKPPAERSKQPAPPAAPAAPPAPAPLEKPIVLMKPREEGKGPAASTPASTPEGTTPPPPAAPTPPKGEKEGQRPTQPVYQIQNRGMGTAAPAAMDPVVGQAKLLPPERMKHSIKLVDDQMNWCDSAIEYLLDQTDVLVVGVLGLQGTGKSMVMSLLSANTPEEDQRAYVFRAQSAEMKERGGNQTSGIDFFITQERIVFLDTQPILSPSILDHLINNDRKLPPEYNLPHTYVEMQSLQIAAFLFTVCHVVIVVQDWFTDLSLYRFLQTAEMVKPSTPSPSHESSSSSGSDEGTEYYPHLVFLQNKARREDFCPRKLRQMHLMIDQLMAHSHLRYKGTLSMLQCNVFPGLPPDFLDSEVNLFLVPFMDSEAESENPPRAGPGSSPLFSLLPGYQGHPSFQSLVSKLRSQVMSMARPQLSHTILTEKNWFHYAARIWDGVKKSSALAEYSRLLA